A segment of the Stigmatella aurantiaca genome:
GGCCCGGCCCGCCAGCAGCCGCGCGGTGTAGATGAGGGTGCCATCCCCGCCCAGCACCACCACCAGGTCGGCCCGCTGGGCCAGCTCCCGGTCCTCCACCCGCGGCCAGCCCAGCTCCTGGGCCAGGTAGCGCTCACCCAGCAGGGTGAGGTGTGGATAGCGCTCGCGGATTTGGGCCGCCAGCGCGACCGCCTCCCGCTTGTCCCTCTTCGCGACGATGGCCAGGGTCTGCACGGTGGCGGAAGCTTTTAGTCCAGGACGGCAAGGGGCGCTGGAGGAAATGTGCCCAAGCGATAGGTTCCACGCATATGGACCTCTTTGAACACGCGGGCCAAAAGGACCAGGAAGCCCAGGCGCCGCTCGCCGAGCGCATGCGCCCCACCACGCTGGCCGAGTTCGCCGGGCAGGAGCACCTGACGGGCGAGGGCCGGTTCCTCCGCCGGGTCATCGAGCAGGACCAGGTGCCCTCGCTCATCCTCTGGGGCCCCCCGGGCACGGGGAAGACCACCCTGGCGCGCGTCATCGCCCAGGCCGCTGGCGCCTCGTTCGAGTCGCTCTCGGCGGTGCTCTCCGGCGTGAAGGACATCCGCGAGACGGTGGCCCGGGCCCAGGAGCGCTGGCGGCTCCACCGGCAGCGCACCCTGCTCTTCATCGATGAGATTCACCGCTTCAACAAGTCCCAGCAGGACGCGCTCCTGCCCCACGTGGAGAAGGGCACGGTGACGCTCATTGGCGCCACCACGGAGAACCCCTCGTTCGAGGTGAACGCGGCGCTCCTGTCCCGCGCCCGCGTCATCACCCTGCGCGGCCTGGAGGAGGAGGAGCTCTTGGCCGTGCTGCGCCGGGCGCTGACGGATGCCAAGGGGCTGGGCGGCAAGGTGCAGGTGGAGGAGGAGGCCCTGCAGTTCATCGCCCAGGCGGCCGGGGGCGATGCGCGCAAGGCGCTCACCGCCCTGGAGGCCGCCGCCGCCTATGGCGGCACCCGGGTGGACCGGAAGGCCGCGGAGGAGGCGATGCAGCAGAAGGCGCTGCTCTACGACAAGGGCGGCGAGGAGCACTACAACGTCGTCAGCGCCTTCATCAAATCCATGCGCGGCTCGGACGTGGATGCGGCGCTCTACTGGATGGCGCGCATGCTGGAGGCCGGCGAGGACCCGGTGTTCCTCTTCCGGCGCATGGTCATCTTCGCCTCGGAGGACATCGGCAACGCGGACCCGCGGGCGCTGAGCGTGGCGGTGGACGCGCTGCACGCCTTCCAGCTCATGGGGCTGCCGGAGGGGGCGCTGCCGCTCACCCAGGCGGTGACGTACCTGGCGCTGGCGCCCAAGTCGAACGCCGTCATCGCCTCCTATAGCGCGGCGCGCGCGGCGGTGGCCCAGGAGGGCGCGCTGCCGGTGCCCCTGCACCTGCGCAACGCGCCCACGAAGCTGATGAAGAGCCTGGGCTACGGCGGCGGCTACAAGTACCCCCACAACTTCGAGGGCAACTACGTCCCCGAGGACTACCTGCCCGAGGCGCTCAAGGCCCGGCGCTTCTACAAGCCGAGCACCCACGGGCTGGAGCGGGAGCTGTCCGAGCGCTACGCGGACATCCAGCGCCAGCTCGCCGCACGGGGACGCGAGCCGGGCGAGGAGGGCTGAGGCCCTCGGGCTACCTCTTCAGGCCACCTCTAATGGGGAGGTGTCGTTGCCGTCCGCCTTGCGCTGCTTCATGGTGCGGCCGGCCACCTCGTACTGCTTGAGCAGGCGGCGGAAGTTGGAGCGGTCCACCCCGGCGGCGCGCGCGGCGCTGGAGACGTTGTTGTTGTTCTTCTCCAGGAGCGCGGTGAGGTAGCGCCGCTCGAAGGCGCGCATCGCCAGGCGCTTGGCCTGGGCGTACGGCAGGTGCGCCAGGCTGAACACCTCCACGGGCGAGCCGGCCTGCGGGGCCTCCTGGAAGCCCGGCGGCAGGTCCTCCACGTCCAGCACCTCGTTGGAGGTGAGCACCACGGCGCGCTCGATGACGTTCTCCAGCTCGCGCACGTTGCCCGTCCACCGGTTCACGGTGAGCGCCTCCATGGCGCGCGGGGTGAAGCCCGTCACCTTCTTGTCCAGCTTGGCCGCGTACAGCTTGAGGAAGTGGTGCGCGAGCAGCGGCACGTCCTCCGGCCTGTCGCGCAGCGGCGGCAGGTCGATGGTGATGACGTTGAGGCGGTAGAAGAGGTCCTCGCGGAAGCGGCCCTGCTCCTTGGCGCGCGTCAGGTCCACGTGCGTGGCGGCAATCACGCGCACGTCCACCTTCACGGGCTCGTTGGCGCCCACGCGCTTCACCTCGCCCTCCTGCAGCACGCGCAAGAGGCGC
Coding sequences within it:
- a CDS encoding replication-associated recombination protein A; the protein is MDLFEHAGQKDQEAQAPLAERMRPTTLAEFAGQEHLTGEGRFLRRVIEQDQVPSLILWGPPGTGKTTLARVIAQAAGASFESLSAVLSGVKDIRETVARAQERWRLHRQRTLLFIDEIHRFNKSQQDALLPHVEKGTVTLIGATTENPSFEVNAALLSRARVITLRGLEEEELLAVLRRALTDAKGLGGKVQVEEEALQFIAQAAGGDARKALTALEAAAAYGGTRVDRKAAEEAMQQKALLYDKGGEEHYNVVSAFIKSMRGSDVDAALYWMARMLEAGEDPVFLFRRMVIFASEDIGNADPRALSVAVDALHAFQLMGLPEGALPLTQAVTYLALAPKSNAVIASYSAARAAVAQEGALPVPLHLRNAPTKLMKSLGYGGGYKYPHNFEGNYVPEDYLPEALKARRFYKPSTHGLERELSERYADIQRQLAARGREPGEEG